A genome region from Pangasianodon hypophthalmus isolate fPanHyp1 chromosome 11, fPanHyp1.pri, whole genome shotgun sequence includes the following:
- the helz2a gene encoding helicase with zinc finger domain 2 isoform X1, whose amino-acid sequence MGDKLFPGQTKSSKSNSKKANVSSCRRTTPEETLEIHEALFKHSIRAFQWESVFEQEHSQEELEEMLTTKPHEFKRCKLKMERDDLAYAKPLNDPTSVICISGRDYVGRSFPGDQVCVQILSRELQPHQGESLKGKVVGLMQRSEECCTIICRMEGRKRLVTPVKNNMTRICILQKEPDKIEIRKLNPQSGYWFTKKYIDIVEDQLLVVKVLKWEKNRRYPLGAVTKVISQEEYFNEFLKLECGIKDNPPSFQPRCDQEEYEKREDFRNHLTFTIDSSEAQDLDDAFSLTDKGEQYMIAIHITDVASYIRKDSEEDIFAKKQGRTFHPPPEVKATPAFMLSREASSEVSLLPGETRKAISLVIMINKETSMIESSSFILSRIRSDTRLSYEDADNIIQERCLDDNEAPLNFSCVEDCVAVAYCFTKVLRKFRLEGSWSSGQRKGDSRAHCMVEELMNLYNSAVAEELISKDLTRDLTPLRCNFKPEPGLLEQFKMKYSMQLPFSPYLSQICEVAGTGFEETKAEMFIKVLTPVFQQMEALAQKRDYHRLVHLIISDEIHPTLCHMAKEFKEIQSKSIILRSCSNLSSKLGHYDLQLNAYTWASSPMRRYLDLILQRLLHSVLSEKYQLDMDYTKAEIDLFCDECDCTEDFDLESLRFINATKSCSRDVTKLAVVDQLSPKEHAFITSIPLDRVSWLMIKYRDLKVVEQPEYNHQNNSCTLNWKRRVYSFSKTNKPQPQSEINKNVIPISVKNWTKIMSAVKAEDWAKVSEYLQDVKEYNIKSMVNSNAGPNGQNHFTEWKMELKLEEVLQVQLGSEVVNGATMPAVNLLTVSAFFEVCLEHSRNPIKCFTTTDDTLCHASKTEYWDYKEYQEIWGKLCQMDTAYNAVEENNSVILEDVTITWTGTTETSLKGFFKMTQTQTKDWSLEFDLTNCYLCIRLRDPCTEKEEETEATQCNGSGLSDLQNALPFTWVAHGVPTKSQTQKQGKEKKTNLKSPIIQINFQIIHQNMTNIPPKLKKKETKFTVEVIPKKIPYVQYEHAIENIKRANDLVKSIATGTVFNASSEPEELHSVDDMDDNLDLQLLNESQERAVQEALKNPFTVIQGPPGTGKTVVGVHITYHFHMKNNALEAECPNQPPSLVQDASLNKNIPPKKRGILYCGPSNKSVDIVAEQLLKLRRVLKPLRIYCDQMEMREYPYPGSELKLCRRSLRDEKPKEVLRDISLMYLVRLPGNPYAKEIIAFEDGTVEFDTGRYKEVLKKAQKHELLKHDVILCTCSTALKPILMQTMDFRQILIDECAMATEPEAFIPLVSHKPEQIVLLGDHKQIRPIVTCARVKELGMEKSLFERYMDQALMLDTQYRMHESICEFPSNEFYGGKLKTGTKQRTCLLLDKNNRQTAILFGHVEGEEISLAVSTAAGNEHSVANELEAKQAVRVANLLISQSRVKPEDIAILTPYNAQMSKIKEMLAQKKDQAIQDVSVCTIMKSQGSEWRYVIVSTVRSCTRSEIEKESYTSKGWLGKKLGFTTDPNQVNVTITRAQDGLCILGKTTKKISTRNNLDFTPMQIVVTSVMRSQWAGYQSITGQYAYTNLYIRAIFNIQSTWW is encoded by the exons ATGGGGGATAAACTGTTTCCAGGACAAACTAAGTCCTCAAAATCAAATTCTAAAAAGGCAAATGTGTCTTCTTGTAGGAGAACAACTCCTGAGGAAACCTTAGAAATCCACGAGGCCCTTTTTAAGCACTCAATCCGAGCTTTCCAGTGGGAATCTGTGTTTGAGCAAGAACACAGTCAGGAGGAACTGGAAGAAATGTTGACTACCAAACCTCACGAGTTCAAACGCTGTAAACTTAAAATGGAGAGAGATGATCTGGCATATGCCAAACCTCTCAATGATCCAACCTCTGTCATCTGCATCAGTGGAAGAGATTATGTGGGCAGATCTTTTCCTGGTGATCAGGTTTGTGTTCAGATCTTGAGCAGAGAACTTCAGCCACATCAAGGTGAATCATTGAAAGGGAAGGTAGTCGGATTGATGCAAAGATCTGAAGAATGTTGTACCATTATCTGTAGGATGGAAGGACGTAAACGACTAGTTACACCTGTCAAGAACAACATGACCAGGATATGCATCCTTCAAAAAGAGCCAGACAAAATAGAAATACGAAAGCTCAATCCCCAGAGTGGATACTGGTTCACTAAGAAATATATAGACATAGTTGAGGATCAACTATTAGTTGTCAAGGTGCTGAAATGGGAAAAGAATCGTAGGTATCCTCTTGGAGCGGTTACAAAAGTTATCTCACAGGAAgagtattttaatgaatttctgaAACTAGAATGTGGCATTAAAGACAATCCTCCCTCTTTCCAACCAAGATGTGACCAAGAGGAatatgaaaaaagagaggatttCCGCAATCACTTAACTTTTACTATAGATTCCAGTGAAGCTCAAGACTTGGATGATGCCTTTAGTCTGACTGACAAGGGAGAACAATATATGATTGCTATTCACATTACTGATGTAGCAAGTTACATCAGGAAAGACAGTGAGGAGGATATATTTGCAAAGAAGCAAGGTAGGACATTTCACCCTCCCCCTGAAGTGAAAGCAACTCCAGCTTTCATGCTTTCCCGAGAAGCAAGCTCTGAAGTAAGCTTACTCCCGGGTGAGACCCGAAAGGCCATATCCTTGGTAATAATGATTAACAAGGAGACCAGTATGATAGAGTCCAGCTCTTTTATTCTTTCCCGCATAAGGTCTGACACACGATTATCATATGAAGATGCAGACAACATAATACAAGAGCGTTGTTTGGATGATAATGAGGCACCTCTTAATTTTTCCTGTGTAGAAGACTGTGTTGCTGTGGCCTATTGCTTTACCAAGGTACTTAGAAAGTTCAGGTTGGAGGGGAGCTGGAGCAGTGGACAAAGAAAAGGAGACAGCAGGGCCCACTGCATGGTGGAAGAGCTAATGAATTTGTACAACAGTGCAGTGGCTGAAGAACTCATCTCCAAAGACCTAACAAGAGATCTCACCCCACTAAGATGCAACTTCAAGCCAGAGCCTGGACTGCTTGAGCAGTTTAAAATGAAGTACTCTATGCAACTGCCCTTCTCTCCTTATCTCTCACAAATCTGTGAAGTTGCAGGGACAGGATTTGAAGAAACCAAAGCAGAGATGTTCATTAAAGTTTTGACACCTGTGTTCCAGCAAATGGAAGCCTTGGCACAGAAAAGAGATTACCACAGGCTGGTTCATCTTATTATATCGGATGAAATCCATCCTACACTATGTCACATGGCAAAAGAATTCAAGGAAATTCAAAGTAAATCTATCATCCTGAGGTCATGCTCCAACTTGTCCTCAAAGTTAGGACATTATGACTTGCAACTCAATGCATACACATGGGCTTCATCCCCTATGAGACGCTATTTAGACCTGATACTTCAGAGGCTTCTCCACAGTGTGCTCTCTGAAAAGTACCAACTAGACATGGATTACACGAAGGCTGAAATTGATCTGTTCTGTGATGAATGTGATTGTACTGAAGACTTTGACTTGGAGTCATTAAGATTCATCAATGCCACTAAATCTTGTTCTAGAGATGTGACCAAACTGGCAGTAGTGGACCAGCTTTCTCCAAAAGAACATGCATTTATTACCTCAATTCCTCTTGACAGAGTGTCATGGCTGATGATCAAGTACAGAGACCTAAAAGTAGTTGAGCAGCCAGAGTACAACCATCAAAATAATTCCTGCACTCTCAACTGGAAAAGAAGAGTGTATTCATTTAGTAAGACCAACAAGCCACAGCCTCAGTCAGAGATCAACAAAAATGTAATCCCAATCTCAGTTAAAAATTGGACCAAAATTATGTCTGCAGTTAAAGCTGAAGACTGGGCTAAGGTCAGTGAGTACCTTCAAGATGtaaaagaatataatataaaatctatGGTAAATTCAAATGCTGGTCCAAATGGGCAGAATCATTTTACAGAGTGGAAAATGGAACTCAAGTTAGAAGAAGTGCTACAAGTGCAGCTTGGATCAGAAGTAGTCAATGGGGCAACAATGCCTGCAGTAAATCTCCTCACTGTCAGTGCATTCTTTGAGGTCTGTTTGGAGCATTCAAGAAACCCAATCAAGTGTTTCACCACCACAGATGACACATTATGTCATGCATCCAAAACAGAATACTGGGATTATAAGGAGTACCAGGAAATTTGGGGAAAACTCTGTCAAATGGACACTGCTTACAATGCTGTGGAAGAAAATAATAGTGTGATTCTTGAAGATGTGACTATAACATGGACTGGAACCACAGAGACGTCTCTCAAAGGTTTCTTtaaaatgacacaaacacagacaaaagacTGGTCTCTGGAATTTGATCTAACAAACTGCTACCTGTGCATCAGATTGAGGGATCCATGTactgaaaaagaggaagagacagaagcAACACAGTGCAATGGCTCTGGtctttctgatttgcagaacgCGCTGCCCTTTACATGGGTTGCCCATGGTGTACCTACCAAATCTCAAACACAAAagcaaggaaaggaaaagaagacaAATTTAAAATCACCAATCATCCAAATAAATTTTCAAATAATCCAccaaaatatgacaaatattcCACCTAaacttaaaaagaaggaaacaaaGTTCACTGTAGAGGTCATTCCAAAGAAAATTCcatatgt gCAATATGAACATGCCatagaaaacataaaaagagcTAATGACCTGGTGAAGAGCATTGCAACCGGGACAGTTTTCAATGCTTCCA GTGAACCTGAAGAGCTACATTCAGTGGATGACATGGATGACAATCTGGACCTGCAGCTGTTGAATGAAAGTCAGGAAAGGGCTGTGCAGGAGGCTTTGAAAAATCCTTTCACTGTGATCCAAGGACCACCAG GTACTGGGAAAACTGTGGTTGGGGTTCATATTACATATCACTTTCACATGAAGAATAACGCTCTTGAAGCGGAATGTCCAAACCAGCCACCAAGTCTGGTACAAGATGCATCTCTAAATAAGAATATACCACCAAAGAAGCGTGGCATCCTGTACTGTGGTCCGTCCAACAAGTCTGTGGATATTGTGGCAG AGCAGTTGTTGAAGTTAAGAAGAGTCCTTAAGCCTCTTCGGATCTACTGTGATCAGATGGAAATGCGGGAGTACCCATATCCTGGAAGTGAACTAAAGCTCTGTCGCAGATCCCTCCGTGATGAGAAACCAAAGGAAGTactcag AGACATCTCTCTGATGTACTTGGTGCGACTACCTGGAAACCCCTACGCAAAGGAGATAATAGCTTTTGAAGATGGCACTGTTGAATTTGACACTGGAAG atACAAGGAAGTGCTGAAGAAGGCTCAGAAGCACGAACTCCTGAAGCATGATGTAATCTTGTGCACCTGCTCAACGGCTCTAAAACCGATCCTAATGCAGACCATGGACTTCCGACAGATCCTAATTGATGAGTGTGCCATGGCCACAGAACCGGAAGCCTTCATTCCTTTAGTCTCACATAAACCCGAGCAG ATTGTTCTTTTGGGTGACCACAAACAGATTCGGCCAATTGTGACATGTGCCCGTGTGAAGGAGCTTGGCATGGAGAAGTCCCTCTTTGAACGATACATGGACCAGGCATTGATGCTGGACACACAGTACAGAATG CATGAGAGTATCTGTGAGTTCCCCTCAAATGAATTTTATGGTGGAAAACTGAAGACTGGAACTAAGCAAAGAACCTGCCTTCTGCTTGACAAAAATAACAGACAAACTGCTATCCTATTTGGTCATGTTGAAGGAGAAGAGATCAGTTTAGCAGTTTCCACAGCAGCTGGAAATGAACATTCAGTAGCCAATGAACTGGAGGCAAAGCAAGCG GTTCGGGTTGCAAATCTGTTAATCAGTCAGTCTCGTGTGAAACCAGAGGACATTGCCATTCTGACTCCCTACAATGCACAGATGTCTAAAATCAAGGAGATGTTGGCGCAGAAGAAAGATCAGGCCATACAGGATGTCAGTGTTTGTACAATTATGAAGAGCCAAG ggaGCGAGTGGCGTTATGTGATAGTCTCTACAGTCCGTTCCTGTACACGTTCTGAGATAGAAAAAGAGTCGTACACCAGCAAAGGGTGGCTGGGGAAGAAACTTGGCTTCACCACAGACCCAAACCAGGTCAACGTCACTATCACGCGTGCTCAGGACGGACTCTGCATTCTGGgtaaaacaacaaagaaaatatCCACCAGAAATAACCTTGATTTCACACCAATGCAGATAGTTGTAACTTCAGTAATGAGGTCACAGTGGGCAGGAtaccagtctatcacaggacAGTATGCATACACTAATTTATACATTCGAGCAATTTTTAATATCCAGTCCACCTGGTGGTAA
- the helz2a gene encoding helicase with zinc finger domain 2 isoform X2 gives MGDKLFPGQTKSSKSNSKKANVSSCRRTTPEETLEIHEALFKHSIRAFQWESVFEQEHSQEELEEMLTTKPHEFKRCKLKMERDDLAYAKPLNDPTSVICISGRDYVGRSFPGDQVCVQILSRELQPHQGESLKGKVVGLMQRSEECCTIICRMEGRKRLVTPVKNNMTRICILQKEPDKIEIRKLNPQSGYWFTKKYIDIVEDQLLVVKVLKWEKNRRYPLGAVTKVISQEEYFNEFLKLECGIKDNPPSFQPRCDQEEYEKREDFRNHLTFTIDSSEAQDLDDAFSLTDKGEQYMIAIHITDVASYIRKDSEEDIFAKKQGRTFHPPPEVKATPAFMLSREASSEVSLLPGETRKAISLVIMINKETSMIESSSFILSRIRSDTRLSYEDADNIIQERCLDDNEAPLNFSCVEDCVAVAYCFTKVLRKFRLEGSWSSGQRKGDSRAHCMVEELMNLYNSAVAEELISKDLTRDLTPLRCNFKPEPGLLEQFKMKYSMQLPFSPYLSQICEVAGTGFEETKAEMFIKVLTPVFQQMEALAQKRDYHRLVHLIISDEIHPTLCHMAKEFKEIQSKSIILRSCSNLSSKLGHYDLQLNAYTWASSPMRRYLDLILQRLLHSVLSEKYQLDMDYTKAEIDLFCDECDCTEDFDLESLRFINATKSCSRDVTKLAVVDQLSPKEHAFITSIPLDRVSWLMIKYRDLKVVEQPEYNHQNNSCTLNWKRRVYSFSKTNKPQPQSEINKNVIPISVKNWTKIMSAVKAEDWAKVSEYLQDVKEYNIKSMVNSNAGPNGQNHFTEWKMELKLEEVLQVQLGSEVVNGATMPAVNLLTVSAFFEVCLEHSRNPIKCFTTTDDTLCHASKTEYWDYKEYQEIWGKLCQMDTAYNAVEENNSVILEDVTITWTGTTETSLKGFFKMTQTQTKDWSLEFDLTNCYLCIRLRDPCTEKEEETEATQCNGSGLSDLQNALPFTWVAHGVPTKSQTQKQGKEKKTNLKSPIIQINFQIIHQNMTNIPPKLKKKETKFTVEVIPKKIPYVQYEHAIENIKRANDLVKSIATGTVFNASSEPEELHSVDDMDDNLDLQLLNESQERAVQEALKNPFTVIQGPPGTGKTVVGVHITYHFHMKNNALEAECPNQPPSLVQDASLNKNIPPKKRGILYCGPSNKSVDIVAEQLLKLRRVLKPLRIYCDQMEMREYPYPGSELKLCRRSLRDEKPKEVLRDISLMYLVRLPGNPYAKEIIAFEDGTVEFDTGRYKEVLKKAQKHELLKHDVILCTCSTALKPILMQTMDFRQILIDECAMATEPEAFIPLVSHKPEQIVLLGDHKQIRPIVTCARVKELGMEKSLFERYMDQALMLDTQYRMHESICEFPSNEFYGGKLKTGTKQRTCLLLDKNNRQTAILFGHVEGEEISLAVSTAAGNEHSVANELEAKQAVRVANLLISQSRVKPEDIAILTPYNAQMSKIKEMLAQKKDQAIQDVSVCTIMKSQGSEWRYVIVSTVRSCTRSEIEKESYTSKGWLGKKLGFTTDPNQVNVTITRAQDGLCILGNRHLLNCSELWRRLLSHYREKDCILDSAEDIKVVKVRRS, from the exons ATGGGGGATAAACTGTTTCCAGGACAAACTAAGTCCTCAAAATCAAATTCTAAAAAGGCAAATGTGTCTTCTTGTAGGAGAACAACTCCTGAGGAAACCTTAGAAATCCACGAGGCCCTTTTTAAGCACTCAATCCGAGCTTTCCAGTGGGAATCTGTGTTTGAGCAAGAACACAGTCAGGAGGAACTGGAAGAAATGTTGACTACCAAACCTCACGAGTTCAAACGCTGTAAACTTAAAATGGAGAGAGATGATCTGGCATATGCCAAACCTCTCAATGATCCAACCTCTGTCATCTGCATCAGTGGAAGAGATTATGTGGGCAGATCTTTTCCTGGTGATCAGGTTTGTGTTCAGATCTTGAGCAGAGAACTTCAGCCACATCAAGGTGAATCATTGAAAGGGAAGGTAGTCGGATTGATGCAAAGATCTGAAGAATGTTGTACCATTATCTGTAGGATGGAAGGACGTAAACGACTAGTTACACCTGTCAAGAACAACATGACCAGGATATGCATCCTTCAAAAAGAGCCAGACAAAATAGAAATACGAAAGCTCAATCCCCAGAGTGGATACTGGTTCACTAAGAAATATATAGACATAGTTGAGGATCAACTATTAGTTGTCAAGGTGCTGAAATGGGAAAAGAATCGTAGGTATCCTCTTGGAGCGGTTACAAAAGTTATCTCACAGGAAgagtattttaatgaatttctgaAACTAGAATGTGGCATTAAAGACAATCCTCCCTCTTTCCAACCAAGATGTGACCAAGAGGAatatgaaaaaagagaggatttCCGCAATCACTTAACTTTTACTATAGATTCCAGTGAAGCTCAAGACTTGGATGATGCCTTTAGTCTGACTGACAAGGGAGAACAATATATGATTGCTATTCACATTACTGATGTAGCAAGTTACATCAGGAAAGACAGTGAGGAGGATATATTTGCAAAGAAGCAAGGTAGGACATTTCACCCTCCCCCTGAAGTGAAAGCAACTCCAGCTTTCATGCTTTCCCGAGAAGCAAGCTCTGAAGTAAGCTTACTCCCGGGTGAGACCCGAAAGGCCATATCCTTGGTAATAATGATTAACAAGGAGACCAGTATGATAGAGTCCAGCTCTTTTATTCTTTCCCGCATAAGGTCTGACACACGATTATCATATGAAGATGCAGACAACATAATACAAGAGCGTTGTTTGGATGATAATGAGGCACCTCTTAATTTTTCCTGTGTAGAAGACTGTGTTGCTGTGGCCTATTGCTTTACCAAGGTACTTAGAAAGTTCAGGTTGGAGGGGAGCTGGAGCAGTGGACAAAGAAAAGGAGACAGCAGGGCCCACTGCATGGTGGAAGAGCTAATGAATTTGTACAACAGTGCAGTGGCTGAAGAACTCATCTCCAAAGACCTAACAAGAGATCTCACCCCACTAAGATGCAACTTCAAGCCAGAGCCTGGACTGCTTGAGCAGTTTAAAATGAAGTACTCTATGCAACTGCCCTTCTCTCCTTATCTCTCACAAATCTGTGAAGTTGCAGGGACAGGATTTGAAGAAACCAAAGCAGAGATGTTCATTAAAGTTTTGACACCTGTGTTCCAGCAAATGGAAGCCTTGGCACAGAAAAGAGATTACCACAGGCTGGTTCATCTTATTATATCGGATGAAATCCATCCTACACTATGTCACATGGCAAAAGAATTCAAGGAAATTCAAAGTAAATCTATCATCCTGAGGTCATGCTCCAACTTGTCCTCAAAGTTAGGACATTATGACTTGCAACTCAATGCATACACATGGGCTTCATCCCCTATGAGACGCTATTTAGACCTGATACTTCAGAGGCTTCTCCACAGTGTGCTCTCTGAAAAGTACCAACTAGACATGGATTACACGAAGGCTGAAATTGATCTGTTCTGTGATGAATGTGATTGTACTGAAGACTTTGACTTGGAGTCATTAAGATTCATCAATGCCACTAAATCTTGTTCTAGAGATGTGACCAAACTGGCAGTAGTGGACCAGCTTTCTCCAAAAGAACATGCATTTATTACCTCAATTCCTCTTGACAGAGTGTCATGGCTGATGATCAAGTACAGAGACCTAAAAGTAGTTGAGCAGCCAGAGTACAACCATCAAAATAATTCCTGCACTCTCAACTGGAAAAGAAGAGTGTATTCATTTAGTAAGACCAACAAGCCACAGCCTCAGTCAGAGATCAACAAAAATGTAATCCCAATCTCAGTTAAAAATTGGACCAAAATTATGTCTGCAGTTAAAGCTGAAGACTGGGCTAAGGTCAGTGAGTACCTTCAAGATGtaaaagaatataatataaaatctatGGTAAATTCAAATGCTGGTCCAAATGGGCAGAATCATTTTACAGAGTGGAAAATGGAACTCAAGTTAGAAGAAGTGCTACAAGTGCAGCTTGGATCAGAAGTAGTCAATGGGGCAACAATGCCTGCAGTAAATCTCCTCACTGTCAGTGCATTCTTTGAGGTCTGTTTGGAGCATTCAAGAAACCCAATCAAGTGTTTCACCACCACAGATGACACATTATGTCATGCATCCAAAACAGAATACTGGGATTATAAGGAGTACCAGGAAATTTGGGGAAAACTCTGTCAAATGGACACTGCTTACAATGCTGTGGAAGAAAATAATAGTGTGATTCTTGAAGATGTGACTATAACATGGACTGGAACCACAGAGACGTCTCTCAAAGGTTTCTTtaaaatgacacaaacacagacaaaagacTGGTCTCTGGAATTTGATCTAACAAACTGCTACCTGTGCATCAGATTGAGGGATCCATGTactgaaaaagaggaagagacagaagcAACACAGTGCAATGGCTCTGGtctttctgatttgcagaacgCGCTGCCCTTTACATGGGTTGCCCATGGTGTACCTACCAAATCTCAAACACAAAagcaaggaaaggaaaagaagacaAATTTAAAATCACCAATCATCCAAATAAATTTTCAAATAATCCAccaaaatatgacaaatattcCACCTAaacttaaaaagaaggaaacaaaGTTCACTGTAGAGGTCATTCCAAAGAAAATTCcatatgt gCAATATGAACATGCCatagaaaacataaaaagagcTAATGACCTGGTGAAGAGCATTGCAACCGGGACAGTTTTCAATGCTTCCA GTGAACCTGAAGAGCTACATTCAGTGGATGACATGGATGACAATCTGGACCTGCAGCTGTTGAATGAAAGTCAGGAAAGGGCTGTGCAGGAGGCTTTGAAAAATCCTTTCACTGTGATCCAAGGACCACCAG GTACTGGGAAAACTGTGGTTGGGGTTCATATTACATATCACTTTCACATGAAGAATAACGCTCTTGAAGCGGAATGTCCAAACCAGCCACCAAGTCTGGTACAAGATGCATCTCTAAATAAGAATATACCACCAAAGAAGCGTGGCATCCTGTACTGTGGTCCGTCCAACAAGTCTGTGGATATTGTGGCAG AGCAGTTGTTGAAGTTAAGAAGAGTCCTTAAGCCTCTTCGGATCTACTGTGATCAGATGGAAATGCGGGAGTACCCATATCCTGGAAGTGAACTAAAGCTCTGTCGCAGATCCCTCCGTGATGAGAAACCAAAGGAAGTactcag AGACATCTCTCTGATGTACTTGGTGCGACTACCTGGAAACCCCTACGCAAAGGAGATAATAGCTTTTGAAGATGGCACTGTTGAATTTGACACTGGAAG atACAAGGAAGTGCTGAAGAAGGCTCAGAAGCACGAACTCCTGAAGCATGATGTAATCTTGTGCACCTGCTCAACGGCTCTAAAACCGATCCTAATGCAGACCATGGACTTCCGACAGATCCTAATTGATGAGTGTGCCATGGCCACAGAACCGGAAGCCTTCATTCCTTTAGTCTCACATAAACCCGAGCAG ATTGTTCTTTTGGGTGACCACAAACAGATTCGGCCAATTGTGACATGTGCCCGTGTGAAGGAGCTTGGCATGGAGAAGTCCCTCTTTGAACGATACATGGACCAGGCATTGATGCTGGACACACAGTACAGAATG CATGAGAGTATCTGTGAGTTCCCCTCAAATGAATTTTATGGTGGAAAACTGAAGACTGGAACTAAGCAAAGAACCTGCCTTCTGCTTGACAAAAATAACAGACAAACTGCTATCCTATTTGGTCATGTTGAAGGAGAAGAGATCAGTTTAGCAGTTTCCACAGCAGCTGGAAATGAACATTCAGTAGCCAATGAACTGGAGGCAAAGCAAGCG GTTCGGGTTGCAAATCTGTTAATCAGTCAGTCTCGTGTGAAACCAGAGGACATTGCCATTCTGACTCCCTACAATGCACAGATGTCTAAAATCAAGGAGATGTTGGCGCAGAAGAAAGATCAGGCCATACAGGATGTCAGTGTTTGTACAATTATGAAGAGCCAAG ggaGCGAGTGGCGTTATGTGATAGTCTCTACAGTCCGTTCCTGTACACGTTCTGAGATAGAAAAAGAGTCGTACACCAGCAAAGGGTGGCTGGGGAAGAAACTTGGCTTCACCACAGACCCAAACCAGGTCAACGTCACTATCACGCGTGCTCAGGACGGACTCTGCATTCTGG GTAATCGTCACTTACTGAACTGCAGTGAGCTGTGGAGAAGACTGCTGTCTCACTACCGGGAAAAAGACTGTATACTGGACTCAGCTGAAGACATTAAAGTCGTCAAAGTCAGGCGTTCTTGA